Proteins encoded by one window of Porphyromonas vaginalis:
- a CDS encoding FtsX-like permease family protein, with the protein MRLPFFIAWRYLFAHKKLGAINIVTRVSVLAIAVVSMTMICVLSIYNGYQQMILDKVVGLDPQLLITKGDEAPLDQGVVTQEISSIKGIESIAPLVWGEGLVSRTEGESFSAAHLYGVDSAYLRISNMERYLYSGDIAIHPGQYNLGASIAINLNAIAHDTDPLIITLPKRKGYINPIMPMTSLRRSQGVPVSVLFTDNVVYDNSIFIPLSELRSLLMLDENQAHGLALKLDEGADEGAIQKAIATKLGEEYLVRNRAEQQPHLMRLVAIEKWITSLIFAFILLLAAYNVMASISMLLISKQEDIAILHALGETPREIRRTFQLEGLMVTLIGAVGGIAVGIVLCLLQMHFGWLTIDLALESQPYPVAIRLTDLLVVLVLVFAVGYLAAVYPVRKLIAHRNASL; encoded by the coding sequence CTGGCCATCGCCGTGGTGTCGATGACGATGATCTGCGTGCTATCTATCTACAATGGGTACCAGCAGATGATCCTCGACAAGGTGGTCGGACTGGATCCACAGCTACTGATCACGAAGGGGGACGAAGCACCCCTGGACCAAGGCGTGGTGACCCAAGAGATTAGTTCGATAAAAGGGATCGAATCGATCGCTCCGCTGGTATGGGGCGAGGGTCTGGTAAGTCGTACGGAGGGCGAGAGCTTCTCCGCGGCGCATCTATATGGTGTAGATAGTGCCTATCTGCGCATCTCTAATATGGAGCGATACCTGTACAGTGGCGACATAGCGATACATCCTGGGCAATACAATCTTGGGGCCTCGATAGCCATCAACCTCAACGCGATAGCGCACGACACGGATCCGCTCATTATCACGCTCCCCAAGCGCAAGGGATACATCAACCCGATCATGCCGATGACTTCGCTGAGACGCTCGCAGGGTGTGCCCGTGTCGGTGCTTTTTACCGACAATGTGGTCTACGACAACTCGATCTTCATCCCGCTCTCTGAGCTACGTTCGCTGCTGATGCTTGACGAAAACCAAGCGCACGGTCTAGCTCTAAAGCTGGATGAGGGCGCAGACGAGGGGGCTATCCAGAAAGCAATAGCGACGAAGCTGGGTGAGGAGTACCTCGTCCGCAACCGCGCTGAGCAGCAGCCGCATTTGATGCGTCTCGTGGCTATCGAAAAGTGGATCACGTCGCTCATCTTTGCCTTTATTCTCTTACTAGCTGCCTACAATGTGATGGCTAGTATCTCTATGCTCCTCATATCGAAGCAGGAGGATATAGCGATCCTACACGCACTCGGCGAGACGCCACGAGAGATCAGACGCACCTTCCAGCTGGAGGGACTGATGGTGACACTCATCGGCGCCGTCGGTGGTATAGCTGTCGGCATCGTCCTCTGCTTGCTCCAGATGCACTTTGGGTGGCTCACGATCGATCTGGCTTTGGAGTCGCAACCTTATCCAGTAGCTATACGACTGACGGATCTACTCGTGGTGCTTGTACTGGTCTTTGCCGTTGGGTACCTAGCGGCTGTTTACCCCGTACGCAAGTTGATCGCTCACCGCAACGCTTCACTTTAA
- a CDS encoding DUF4924 family protein — translation MTNQANTPGLLPDVPEYTAQIIHLWIAEESIRILTRQQQPLELLQQHLMQSDPLRQSLMKELLSEESVAQILSGQHAPVTKQLLAECEAIHKKVSQDERNIVYQGCYILVLPTIVAFRAKDPHAKEMGEIEILCTILYNATMQGLIGSSAAGAEHSPTDTRVYQQISALFALLDQEYHRKHHQEEPQEKPQS, via the coding sequence ATGACGAATCAAGCTAATACTCCTGGGCTACTGCCTGACGTACCTGAGTACACGGCTCAGATCATACATCTATGGATCGCTGAGGAGAGTATACGTATCCTCACGCGACAGCAACAACCACTGGAGCTACTCCAGCAACATCTGATGCAGTCCGATCCTCTCAGACAAAGTCTGATGAAAGAGCTACTCAGCGAGGAGTCTGTCGCGCAGATCCTCAGCGGTCAGCACGCTCCCGTCACGAAGCAGCTACTTGCGGAATGCGAGGCGATACACAAGAAGGTGAGCCAAGATGAGCGCAACATCGTCTACCAAGGGTGCTACATACTAGTCCTACCGACGATCGTCGCCTTTAGAGCAAAAGATCCACACGCCAAGGAGATGGGCGAGATAGAGATCCTCTGCACGATCCTCTACAACGCCACCATGCAGGGACTCATAGGGAGCAGCGCGGCAGGAGCTGAGCACTCCCCTACTGACACGCGTGTCTACCAGCAGATCAGCGCGCTCTTTGCCCTCCTTGATCAGGAGTACCATCGCAAGCATCACCAGGAGGAGCCACAAGAGAAGCCACAATCATGA
- the rfbD gene encoding dTDP-4-dehydrorhamnose reductase: MSRGRIILLGASGQLGRSITRELAERSNPYELVSYTHEQLDYTDTECVSRAIKLWEEQSVAYDWTMVVNCAAFTQVDLAEDPVHYRDLLALNALLPAQLAESRLPIIQISTDYVFDGKQGTPYNEEDSTNPQSLYGRTKRQGELALLMHPTHPTEQHLVIRTQWLWAPWGHNFVRTMLRLAREGKPLRVVNDQIGSPTSAPSLARAICEIVACYDTERTFRMPLLHYADRGICSWYDLAHEAIATHLPEYDLSQLTPIPTAEYPTAAERPAYSVLATDRITACYGITPPQWQDELQIAIE; encoded by the coding sequence ATGAGCAGAGGTCGTATCATCTTACTCGGTGCCTCGGGACAGCTAGGACGCAGTATCACACGAGAGCTGGCAGAGCGGAGCAATCCCTACGAACTGGTCAGCTACACGCATGAGCAGCTCGACTACACCGACACAGAGTGCGTATCCCGCGCGATCAAGCTCTGGGAAGAGCAGTCCGTCGCTTACGACTGGACGATGGTGGTCAACTGCGCTGCCTTCACACAGGTAGACCTAGCCGAAGATCCGGTACACTATCGTGACCTCTTAGCACTCAATGCGCTACTGCCGGCACAGCTGGCGGAGAGCCGTCTGCCGATCATACAGATTAGCACAGACTATGTCTTCGACGGGAAGCAGGGTACGCCCTATAACGAGGAGGATAGTACCAATCCGCAGAGTCTCTATGGTCGCACCAAGCGTCAAGGAGAGCTAGCACTCCTGATGCACCCGACGCATCCCACTGAGCAGCACCTAGTCATTCGCACGCAGTGGCTCTGGGCTCCGTGGGGACACAACTTCGTTCGCACCATGCTACGGCTGGCTCGTGAGGGAAAGCCGCTGCGCGTCGTCAACGATCAGATAGGTTCGCCCACGTCGGCCCCTTCGCTGGCACGAGCTATCTGTGAGATCGTCGCTTGCTACGATACCGAGCGTACCTTTCGCATGCCCCTACTCCACTATGCCGACCGAGGTATCTGCTCGTGGTACGACTTGGCCCATGAGGCGATTGCCACGCATCTGCCTGAGTACGACTTGTCGCAACTGACTCCGATCCCTACGGCTGAGTACCCCACGGCTGCCGAGCGTCCTGCTTACAGCGTGCTGGCGACCGATAGGATAACGGCTTGCTACGGCATCACGCCCCCTCAGTGGCAAGATGAACTACAGATAGCTATAGAGTAA
- a CDS encoding MATE family efflux transporter: MCAKVEDQRLNRHILQLTIPNIISNITVPLLSLIDVGLAGHMAHPEAIGSVTVAATITNTIYWLFGFIRLGTTGLVAQAYGRQDSSDINRQLARGITMALLCTIIVLIISPFATLLSGVVTGGAAERLGAEAEQYIQIIFSAAPAVMMIYALNGWFIGMQNTRIPMIASMSALVVNFLVSYTLVVHYQMGVEGLAIGTCVAQYSQALLLLTTLLIRYRYLVRHLRLSHFTDTKGYGRYLILGRDLMLRSLLLSSITLFFTYAGVREGAIAVGANALLMQFFSIFSYFMDGFAYAGESLSGRFYGAGRIDLLNAVISRLFAIGIVLSLLAALLFALYPDGLLRFLSSHDEIIAYARQYHLWAALIPLVGFGAFLWDGIYAGTTRSSGLKWSMIGSSIVFFALYYLLYNSLGMTALWIAFDSYLLVRTAILTAIWYRRPMRATTT, from the coding sequence ATGTGCGCTAAGGTAGAGGATCAAAGGCTAAATCGTCACATTCTGCAGCTCACGATCCCCAACATCATATCCAATATCACCGTCCCGCTGCTCTCGCTCATCGATGTAGGGCTGGCGGGGCACATGGCTCACCCCGAAGCTATCGGCTCAGTCACCGTAGCGGCTACCATCACCAACACGATCTACTGGCTCTTTGGCTTCATACGGCTAGGCACGACGGGACTCGTAGCTCAGGCTTATGGCCGGCAAGACAGCTCTGACATCAATCGTCAGCTGGCTCGCGGCATCACGATGGCACTCCTCTGCACGATCATCGTACTGATCATCTCCCCCTTTGCCACGCTCCTGAGCGGTGTCGTGACAGGTGGCGCTGCTGAGCGTCTAGGCGCAGAGGCAGAGCAATATATCCAGATCATCTTCTCGGCAGCCCCTGCTGTCATGATGATCTATGCGCTGAATGGATGGTTCATCGGTATGCAAAACACCCGCATCCCCATGATTGCCTCGATGAGCGCACTGGTGGTCAACTTCCTCGTCTCCTATACGCTCGTCGTCCACTATCAGATGGGTGTCGAGGGACTCGCTATCGGCACCTGCGTAGCGCAGTATAGCCAGGCACTCTTACTACTCACCACCCTACTCATTAGGTATCGCTATCTCGTGCGTCATCTGAGGCTCAGCCACTTCACCGATACGAAGGGTTACGGACGCTACCTTATCCTCGGACGCGATCTGATGCTCCGCTCCTTGCTACTCAGTAGTATCACGCTCTTCTTCACATACGCCGGTGTCCGTGAGGGTGCGATCGCTGTGGGAGCGAATGCGCTGCTGATGCAGTTCTTCAGTATCTTCAGTTACTTTATGGATGGCTTTGCCTATGCCGGTGAATCGCTCTCGGGACGCTTCTACGGCGCGGGGCGTATAGACCTACTCAACGCAGTGATAAGTCGTCTTTTTGCCATAGGCATCGTCCTGTCACTCCTCGCTGCGCTCCTCTTTGCGCTCTATCCCGATGGCTTACTACGCTTCTTGAGTAGTCACGATGAAATCATCGCTTACGCCAGGCAGTACCATCTCTGGGCAGCACTGATCCCGCTAGTAGGCTTCGGTGCTTTCCTCTGGGATGGTATCTACGCAGGCACGACCCGCTCGTCAGGTCTCAAGTGGTCTATGATCGGATCGAGTATTGTCTTCTTTGCGCTCTACTATCTGCTCTATAACTCACTCGGCATGACCGCCTTGTGGATCGCTTTCGACAGCTATCTACTGGTACGTACAGCGATCCTCACGGCGATCTGGTATAGGCGTCCGATGAGGGCTACTACTACCTGA
- a CDS encoding Ig-like domain-containing protein, with translation MKKQLLIILSLLLTLTACEKPVGVYLTISLSPEAIQLKVGEKYQLTATCTPEGLDPRIVFKSQNPQVASVSSQGVVTALSTGEAIITAQLGDQVATSTVTVRNDSETALIVETTELTLKKGETRQIVYRVSPQDTPVTFTSDNPSVAKVDELGVVSGIDVGSCQISIQAADTVVRVPVSVVAEDIPQELPLLKFDPVKENWVIVDKEILGYEKNLGRTPQDINWDHEIPMPGFVNTELKTITAVIYGMTSEDPLGDVIAAYSKETLQDCSNTRKMLSQLGFKKLNKEELTFGGKTFPVLRGTHESNPQLTVFLMDDAYPELQATMYIEFALAAPEAPMDAEHEIIPDAVDFPSVEAFRKKDVTGIKAFETALGLRHYAPEYSSDTSLDFETLEDKVSKTNIRWVNYICESPNGVPFINMQLLCISGEEDLKSEAFKSYLKANGFGLNYTYTDGVVNAYNAHGDFLGASIKSYEDGTFCQIQIRLKEDKKKASSRLLWLQNRRHHNKRVR, from the coding sequence ATGAAAAAGCAACTCCTTATCATCCTCTCTCTCTTGCTAACCCTTACAGCATGCGAGAAGCCAGTCGGAGTATATCTGACTATCTCTCTCTCACCCGAAGCAATACAGCTCAAGGTCGGAGAGAAGTATCAGCTGACAGCTACTTGTACCCCTGAAGGCCTTGATCCTAGAATCGTCTTCAAGAGCCAAAACCCGCAAGTAGCATCAGTGTCCAGTCAGGGTGTCGTCACAGCTTTGTCTACGGGCGAGGCGATCATCACCGCACAGCTAGGCGATCAGGTGGCTACCTCAACGGTTACCGTCCGCAATGACTCAGAGACCGCACTAATCGTAGAGACGACAGAGCTAACACTTAAGAAGGGTGAGACGCGTCAGATCGTCTATAGGGTATCTCCTCAAGATACCCCTGTGACCTTTACTAGTGATAACCCATCAGTAGCTAAGGTAGATGAGCTGGGTGTGGTGTCTGGTATAGATGTAGGGAGCTGTCAGATCAGTATACAAGCTGCAGATACAGTCGTTCGGGTGCCAGTCTCCGTAGTCGCTGAGGATATTCCTCAAGAACTGCCTCTACTAAAGTTTGATCCAGTCAAAGAGAACTGGGTCATTGTAGACAAAGAGATACTAGGCTATGAAAAGAATCTAGGGCGTACTCCTCAGGATATAAATTGGGATCATGAGATACCTATGCCTGGGTTTGTAAATACTGAACTAAAGACTATCACAGCGGTCATCTATGGTATGACTTCAGAAGACCCTCTCGGAGATGTCATAGCAGCATATAGCAAGGAGACGCTCCAAGACTGCAGTAATACGCGCAAGATGTTAAGTCAGCTAGGCTTCAAGAAACTGAATAAAGAAGAGCTTACGTTTGGGGGCAAGACCTTCCCCGTACTCCGAGGCACTCACGAGAGCAATCCTCAGCTGACTGTCTTCCTAATGGATGACGCCTATCCAGAGCTACAAGCGACTATGTACATAGAGTTCGCCTTAGCAGCTCCAGAGGCTCCGATGGATGCTGAGCATGAGATCATACCTGATGCGGTAGACTTCCCATCTGTAGAGGCCTTTCGCAAGAAAGATGTAACCGGTATAAAAGCTTTCGAGACGGCTCTAGGGCTGCGCCACTATGCTCCAGAATATTCGTCCGATACTTCGCTAGACTTCGAGACGCTTGAGGACAAAGTTTCCAAGACTAATATTCGGTGGGTCAACTACATCTGTGAGTCTCCCAATGGTGTTCCCTTCATCAATATGCAGTTACTATGTATATCGGGCGAAGAAGACTTGAAGTCTGAAGCATTTAAGTCCTATCTAAAGGCTAATGGATTTGGTCTAAATTACACCTATACAGATGGTGTCGTCAACGCCTATAATGCTCATGGAGACTTCTTGGGGGCCTCCATAAAGAGTTACGAGGATGGCACGTTTTGTCAGATACAGATCCGTCTTAAAGAAGACAAAAAGAAAGCTTCGTCTCGATTGCTATGGCTACAGAATCGGAGACATCATAATAAGAGAGTCAGGTAG
- a CDS encoding Ig-like domain-containing protein: protein MKHTYTLLVALLLAMVYSCSEPMSTPNPTTITLTPELLTLQVGESQQLTLTCTPERKDYVVSYQSNNPAVSVDADGRVVGVSVGEAIVTAQVGDKTASSRVVVQAGSTPAHTSLSLKTDQLELFVGHSAQIEYTITPEDALVTFSSDEADIATVNDKGLVTGRSKGSCRIAVKSADTTAYVSVSVHEEGIAREQELPLMKFQVEQDASGKVTDAEVLAYEAALGRKMKSIQYDDEHTLRAFVNKELNVITTAVYAIDAIDGGQLIYAYGKESTTYCPVTKEMLALLGFTEFTTHTINGYPNPALRSINDQDPTLSVLLLDEERPDLNATMYIEFAKDNYSKRLDPKHPIVPESRDFPAVSEFNSHDEELIKGAEEKIGYRNFDKSQSKKGNLDFEHKPDKIAQTNFEWVYYVNNAPSGYPYINTQLFCIRNQKDIESAAMKQWFSNNGFNQNYTITETGAVRAYNASGDLCQAFIEIYDNKPFAKLQIILQKDIPAGISASMRPLSKRLPARR from the coding sequence ATGAAACATACTTATACCTTGCTCGTAGCACTACTCCTTGCGATGGTCTACTCTTGCTCGGAGCCTATGTCTACTCCGAACCCCACAACGATAACTCTGACTCCTGAACTACTAACTCTACAAGTGGGAGAAAGCCAACAGCTGACCCTCACATGCACCCCAGAGCGAAAGGACTACGTTGTTTCCTATCAAAGCAATAATCCAGCCGTATCCGTCGATGCTGATGGACGCGTAGTCGGTGTCTCCGTTGGTGAGGCTATCGTTACTGCTCAGGTGGGAGACAAGACAGCCTCTTCACGAGTTGTCGTACAGGCTGGGTCTACACCAGCACACACCTCTCTAAGCTTGAAGACAGACCAGCTGGAGTTATTCGTAGGGCATTCAGCACAGATTGAATACACTATAACTCCGGAGGATGCACTCGTCACTTTCTCTAGTGATGAAGCTGACATCGCTACTGTAAATGATAAGGGGCTAGTGACGGGTCGCTCTAAAGGTAGTTGTCGCATAGCGGTGAAGAGCGCTGATACGACAGCTTATGTCTCTGTTTCTGTACATGAAGAGGGTATTGCTAGGGAGCAAGAACTGCCTCTGATGAAGTTTCAAGTGGAGCAAGATGCCTCAGGTAAGGTGACAGATGCTGAGGTTTTGGCGTATGAAGCTGCGCTAGGACGTAAGATGAAATCTATACAGTATGACGATGAGCATACGCTGAGAGCCTTTGTCAATAAAGAGCTTAACGTGATAACCACTGCGGTCTATGCCATTGACGCCATTGATGGTGGTCAGTTGATATATGCTTATGGTAAGGAGTCGACGACTTATTGCCCTGTGACAAAAGAGATGTTAGCTCTCCTAGGCTTTACCGAGTTCACAACTCATACGATCAATGGGTATCCCAATCCTGCATTACGATCTATCAATGACCAAGACCCGACACTCTCAGTACTCTTGCTAGACGAAGAGCGTCCAGACCTCAATGCAACGATGTATATCGAGTTTGCAAAAGATAACTACTCCAAGAGATTAGACCCTAAGCATCCGATAGTTCCTGAGAGCCGTGACTTCCCCGCTGTCAGTGAGTTTAACTCTCATGATGAGGAGCTCATCAAGGGTGCTGAGGAGAAGATAGGATATAGAAACTTTGATAAGTCACAGTCTAAAAAGGGAAATCTAGACTTCGAGCATAAGCCTGACAAAATCGCTCAGACAAACTTCGAGTGGGTCTACTATGTCAACAATGCTCCTAGCGGATATCCATACATCAATACCCAGCTCTTCTGCATCCGAAATCAGAAAGATATAGAGTCTGCTGCCATGAAGCAGTGGTTTAGTAATAATGGCTTCAACCAGAACTATACCATTACAGAGACTGGAGCAGTCCGTGCTTACAATGCTAGTGGTGACTTGTGTCAAGCCTTCATAGAGATTTACGACAACAAGCCCTTTGCCAAGCTACAGATCATCCTACAAAAGGATATACCTGCTGGTATCTCTGCATCAATGAGACCTCTCTCAAAAAGACTCCCAGCTCGCCGATAA
- a CDS encoding porin has product MTSTMQQRLFALLFALTLLLGGTSMHAQERVRVTFTGFIQALAQYGSESDYIRVGNTTAPYDQPTTRMGIRRGRIAAIASYGDLAARVDVNANDQKISIFNVYAEYKPHWAEGAFVKGGLMTPSFGYELPYSSSKRAALERSLYIFDLFPGDIDMGLEMGYNGTLGQSKRWQLESTLSILSGNVDKGMNKNLPNLALRLALTEQDNNHAVSFGLSGYAGTMPTPGGYYAFDKGTATLKKDRMLRTYGGAFLTSTIKHQGGQLMLTAEGIMGLQPGWQNANLAVGPKANPTPGNDLFVQRHFIAGMAQIVERIKPIDLELFGRYAYYDRNRHFDPKAVQDLKLGQLSARTEGRSHQLSTGVNYFFQQDHLRLSLQYDCFLRQQIEQQAFVAAKPLHMVTVGAQYKF; this is encoded by the coding sequence ATGACTTCTACAATGCAGCAGCGACTCTTCGCTCTACTCTTTGCTCTGACTCTACTCCTAGGTGGCACTTCGATGCATGCGCAGGAGCGGGTACGCGTTACTTTCACCGGCTTCATCCAGGCTCTCGCGCAGTATGGCTCCGAGAGCGACTACATCAGGGTCGGTAACACCACGGCTCCTTACGACCAGCCCACCACGAGGATGGGAATACGTCGTGGACGAATTGCGGCTATAGCTAGTTACGGAGACCTGGCTGCCAGAGTAGATGTAAATGCTAACGACCAAAAGATCTCTATCTTCAACGTCTATGCCGAGTACAAGCCTCACTGGGCTGAGGGCGCTTTCGTCAAGGGAGGTCTCATGACGCCAAGCTTTGGATATGAGCTACCTTATAGCTCTAGCAAGCGAGCAGCCCTTGAGCGATCACTCTATATATTCGATCTATTCCCTGGAGATATTGATATGGGACTAGAGATGGGATACAACGGCACACTAGGTCAGAGCAAGCGGTGGCAGCTTGAGTCCACTCTCTCTATCCTATCAGGCAATGTGGACAAGGGAATGAACAAAAATCTCCCTAACCTAGCTCTACGCCTAGCTCTGACCGAGCAGGACAACAACCACGCTGTCAGCTTCGGACTCTCGGGATACGCTGGCACTATGCCTACGCCTGGAGGATACTACGCCTTTGACAAGGGAACGGCTACCCTTAAGAAAGATCGCATGCTACGTACCTACGGGGGTGCCTTCCTCACAAGTACCATCAAGCATCAAGGCGGGCAGCTGATGCTCACCGCTGAGGGCATCATGGGCTTACAGCCTGGATGGCAAAACGCTAATCTAGCAGTGGGTCCCAAGGCTAATCCTACACCTGGCAATGACCTCTTCGTGCAGCGTCACTTCATCGCGGGTATGGCACAGATTGTGGAGCGTATCAAGCCTATTGACCTAGAGCTCTTCGGTCGGTACGCATACTATGATCGTAATAGACACTTCGACCCGAAGGCTGTGCAGGATCTCAAGCTAGGTCAACTGTCGGCTCGTACTGAAGGACGCTCACATCAGCTCTCGACTGGGGTCAACTATTTCTTCCAGCAGGATCACCTACGCCTGTCACTCCAGTACGACTGCTTCCTCCGTCAGCAGATCGAGCAGCAAGCATTCGTTGCTGCCAAGCCGCTGCACATGGTGACCGTGGGAGCTCAGTACAAATTCTAG
- a CDS encoding pyridoxine 5'-phosphate synthase, which yields MTRLSVNINKIATLRNARGGDTPNVVLAARRCQEYGAEGITVHPRPDERHITYQDVRDLREVVTTEFNIEGYPSDSFLDLVCSVRPEQVTLVPDKPDALTSDSGWAVADCRDLLRPIIERLKQAGIRVSLFVGTDPRHIEAAAEIGADRVELYTEPYASQMAQSGDPKVIVAPFAEAAQVAHRVGLGVNAGHDLSRDNLAYFVQHVTPLDEVSIGHALISDALYLGLEETIAQYLKQAHSNS from the coding sequence ATGACGAGACTAAGCGTTAACATCAACAAGATAGCGACCCTCCGCAACGCTCGTGGCGGAGACACGCCTAATGTGGTACTGGCAGCACGTCGCTGCCAAGAGTATGGTGCCGAGGGGATCACGGTACACCCGAGACCTGACGAGCGGCACATCACTTATCAAGATGTGAGAGACCTCAGGGAGGTGGTCACCACGGAGTTTAACATCGAGGGTTATCCCTCTGACTCTTTCCTCGACCTCGTCTGCTCGGTACGTCCTGAGCAGGTGACGCTCGTGCCTGACAAGCCTGATGCACTCACCTCCGATAGTGGCTGGGCGGTGGCTGATTGTCGTGACCTGCTCAGGCCGATCATCGAGCGTCTGAAGCAGGCGGGCATACGTGTCTCGCTCTTCGTTGGTACCGACCCACGACATATAGAGGCTGCCGCAGAGATCGGTGCCGATCGTGTGGAGCTCTACACGGAGCCTTATGCGTCGCAGATGGCGCAGAGTGGCGATCCGAAGGTGATCGTTGCTCCCTTTGCAGAGGCTGCCCAGGTGGCTCACCGCGTCGGTCTAGGAGTCAATGCGGGTCATGATCTGAGTCGTGACAACCTCGCATACTTCGTCCAGCATGTGACGCCACTAGATGAGGTCTCCATAGGACATGCACTCATCAGTGATGCCCTTTACCTAGGTCTCGAGGAGACGATCGCACAGTATCTCAAACAAGCTCACTCTAACTCATAA
- a CDS encoding MotA/TolQ/ExbB proton channel family protein: protein MYPILQIANTVAEQTATEPATMSLWELACAGGWIMIVLLLLSLVAIYVFVAKYIELRKVNRPDDSFIARIKDYLQMGRKDSAIALCKEKNTPEAHMIEKGLKRLGQPASEVLPAIENVGSYEVGRLERGLPLLATIAAGAPMIGFLGTVTGMVQAFFDLANAPGGIDVSLLSSGIYQALVTTVGGLIVGIVTLFLYNYLVGQINRIVNRLEANTLDFMDVINEL from the coding sequence ATGTATCCTATACTTCAGATTGCCAATACAGTAGCTGAGCAGACAGCTACCGAACCCGCTACGATGTCTCTATGGGAGCTGGCGTGCGCTGGCGGATGGATTATGATCGTCCTTCTGCTTCTCTCGCTCGTTGCTATCTACGTTTTTGTAGCTAAGTATATCGAGCTGCGCAAGGTCAATCGTCCTGACGACTCCTTTATCGCACGCATCAAAGACTACCTCCAGATGGGACGCAAAGATAGTGCGATAGCCCTCTGCAAAGAAAAGAACACTCCCGAGGCGCACATGATCGAAAAGGGACTCAAGCGTCTCGGCCAGCCTGCCTCTGAGGTGCTCCCCGCTATCGAAAACGTAGGCTCTTACGAGGTGGGACGTCTCGAGCGTGGACTACCCCTGCTAGCAACTATCGCTGCAGGTGCTCCGATGATTGGTTTCCTAGGTACAGTGACTGGTATGGTGCAGGCGTTCTTTGACCTAGCTAATGCGCCTGGCGGTATCGATGTATCGCTCCTCTCGAGCGGTATCTACCAAGCACTGGTCACGACCGTGGGCGGTCTGATCGTCGGTATTGTGACGCTCTTCCTCTACAACTACTTGGTCGGACAGATCAACCGCATCGTCAATCGTCTAGAGGCTAATACGCTAGACTTTATGGATGTGATCAACGAACTGTAA
- a CDS encoding ExbD/TolR family protein, producing MSIKRRSKHISVFSMASMTDVIFLLLIFFMVVSTLVVPNAIKVNLPSSQSTATTQEPVARITIDAEGYYYISTESAPEVTMLPVEELEARLYEIGAAHDDEEDPYVVLYADRSVSYGEIVKVLNASATAGLRMILATEALQDNETERDV from the coding sequence ATGAGTATCAAGAGACGCAGTAAGCATATATCTGTATTTAGCATGGCATCGATGACCGATGTCATCTTCCTGCTGCTGATCTTCTTTATGGTGGTCAGCACGCTGGTGGTACCGAATGCGATCAAGGTCAATCTACCCTCCTCGCAGTCGACCGCCACAACGCAAGAGCCTGTAGCACGCATCACCATAGATGCCGAGGGCTACTACTACATATCCACAGAGAGTGCACCTGAAGTGACGATGCTACCTGTCGAGGAGCTAGAGGCTAGACTCTACGAGATAGGAGCTGCACACGACGACGAGGAGGATCCTTACGTAGTCCTCTACGCCGACAGATCGGTGTCGTATGGTGAGATTGTCAAGGTACTCAACGCCTCGGCTACCGCTGGACTACGTATGATCTTGGCGACAGAAGCTTTACAAGATAACGAGACGGAGAGAGATGTCTAA